A window of Castanea sativa cultivar Marrone di Chiusa Pesio chromosome 1, ASM4071231v1 contains these coding sequences:
- the LOC142624228 gene encoding uncharacterized protein LOC142624228 — protein sequence MYVVEAKGTTGGICVFWKAGFSFQQVEFNKNLIAIKVFDALSEWLLVRFYGPRYFFKKHKAWENLMALLNSCNCPWVCIGDFNFTTSDNKVLSKSKGGGFSSTNYLKDLIYEFGVVDLGYSGNIYTWARDINREDSFAYRPFKFEADWVRNNGCNFVVEKAWNEESSGSALVKLCKKLVATRLALRKWNKEVLGIVRIKSIDCWKGYLTKKKKPFIRGQWQSRRSTSNGTIKMAHKV from the exons ATGTATGTTGTTGAGGCTAAGGGTACTACAGGTGGTATATGTGTTTTTTGGAAGGCCGGTTTCTCGTTCCAACAAGTAGAATTCAATAAAAACCTTATTGCTATCAAAGTTTTTGATGCTCTAAGCGAATGGCTCCTTGTTCGCTTTTATGGCCCCCGATACTTTTTCAAGAAGCATAAAGCTTGGGAAAACCTCATGGCTCTTCTTAATTCTTGCAATTGCCCTTGGGTGTGCATTGGAGACTTCAACTTCACTACTAGCGACAACAAAGTGCtaagcaaatccaaaggagggGGCTTTTCATCCACCAACTACCTAAAAGATTTAATTTATGAGTTTGGAGTAGTGGACTTGGGTTATTCTGGTAATATTTATACATGGGCGAGAG ACATAAACCGAGAAGATAGCTTTGCTTATAGACCTTTCAAGTTTGAAGCTGATTGGGTGAGAAACAATGGGTGCAACTTTGTAGTGGAAAAGGCTTGGAATGAAGAATCAAGTGGATCTGCGCTTGTTAAACTGTGTAAAAAGCTGGTTGCAACTAGATTAGCTCTTCGGAAATGGAATAAAGAAGTTTTGGGCATTGTCAGGATAAAATCAATAGACTGTTGGAAAGGAtatctaaccaaaaaaaaaaaacccttcatcAGAGGACAATGGCAAAGCAGAAGAAGCACTTCAAATGGAACTATCAAAATGGCTCACAAGGTGTGA